The Acidimicrobiia bacterium genome has a window encoding:
- a CDS encoding TetR family transcriptional regulator — protein MTGTAKETERSRHGARGKTGRPARLDREMIAHAAYEIGLDRVTMKAVADQLGVSVPGLYHHVEGRDDLMQLAAEYSASRIHLPEDHGQTWPEWLLEWSRVSHRAFLSQPELLIQSMRGSTSVDRMVIHVDAVTGFLMRHGFAPVEARDAYTIVSRCAIGAAIADIRQTESGRGLLAEYHRVLSARTPDELPNIRRLVAVMQDDGPTLEEQICTVLVGIAVRRGEPWKPILELAHPAAEHTAYEAMHP, from the coding sequence ATGACCGGTACGGCAAAAGAAACCGAACGTTCGCGGCATGGCGCGCGGGGCAAGACCGGGCGCCCGGCGCGCCTCGACCGCGAGATGATCGCCCACGCCGCCTACGAGATCGGGCTCGATCGCGTCACGATGAAGGCTGTAGCCGACCAGCTCGGCGTGAGTGTCCCCGGCCTGTACCACCACGTCGAGGGCCGCGACGACCTCATGCAACTCGCCGCCGAGTACTCCGCGTCCCGGATCCATCTCCCCGAGGATCACGGCCAGACCTGGCCCGAATGGCTGCTCGAGTGGTCGCGGGTCTCGCACCGGGCCTTCCTGTCGCAGCCCGAGCTCCTCATTCAGTCGATGCGCGGCTCCACGAGCGTCGATCGGATGGTGATCCACGTCGACGCCGTCACCGGGTTCCTCATGCGGCACGGGTTCGCGCCGGTCGAAGCACGCGACGCCTACACCATCGTGAGCCGGTGCGCGATCGGCGCGGCGATCGCCGACATCCGCCAGACCGAGAGCGGCCGCGGGCTGCTTGCCGAGTACCACCGGGTCCTGTCTGCACGCACACCCGACGAGCTCCCGAACATTCGTCGGCTCGTCGCGGTGATGCAGGACGACGGCCCGACGCTCGAAGAGCAGATCTGCACCGTCCTCGTGGGTATCGCAGTGCGGCGCGGCGAGCCCTGGAAGCCGATTCTCGAACTCGCCCACCCTGCGGCCGAGCACACGGCCTACGAGGCGATGCACCCCTGA
- a CDS encoding amidohydrolase family protein: MGRKYQIISGDGHIETPPDFVKFVPEKFKDRAPRLITLPDGGGDAWLMEGMPLTYASQNLKGRGVVKFAGQSYFHEDGSRAEGTGNGAQRLREQDEDGIDAEILFAPVFASRFLEKIPERDVYMAMVQAYNTWLIEEYSAPAPDRLIVNALMPISGIDDALAELQRAHETGFKTVQMVQYPNGGGGPKPDDDRFWEKSLELGMALSPHFSFGGPINIGGARHDTSQWPAEAGMTQHAQGPPSNTMAQMIVHGVFDRIPELRFYFAEINAALLPAHLYYMDRDYLEYNSWFQLKLPKMPSEYMRTHALYGMVREPLAVRMGEEMPEEMPLDLFLWGSDFPHSVGTFPESQRYIKETFAGLHDELRRKILAGNAAEHLGLDLDADITETPVAA, from the coding sequence ATGGGTCGCAAGTACCAGATCATCTCCGGCGACGGCCACATCGAGACGCCGCCCGACTTCGTGAAGTTCGTCCCGGAGAAGTTCAAGGACCGCGCGCCCCGGCTCATCACGCTCCCCGACGGCGGCGGCGACGCCTGGCTCATGGAGGGCATGCCCCTCACCTACGCGAGCCAGAATCTCAAGGGCCGCGGCGTCGTGAAGTTCGCGGGCCAGAGCTACTTCCACGAGGACGGCTCGCGAGCCGAGGGCACCGGCAACGGCGCGCAGCGGCTGCGCGAGCAGGACGAAGACGGGATCGACGCCGAGATCCTCTTCGCACCCGTGTTCGCCAGCAGATTCCTCGAGAAGATCCCCGAACGCGACGTCTACATGGCGATGGTGCAGGCGTACAACACGTGGTTGATCGAGGAGTACAGCGCGCCCGCGCCCGACCGGCTGATCGTCAACGCCTTGATGCCGATCAGCGGCATCGACGACGCGCTTGCGGAACTCCAACGCGCGCACGAGACGGGCTTCAAGACCGTGCAGATGGTCCAGTACCCGAACGGTGGCGGCGGCCCCAAGCCCGACGACGACCGGTTCTGGGAGAAGTCGCTCGAGCTCGGCATGGCGCTGTCGCCACACTTCAGCTTCGGCGGACCGATCAACATCGGAGGTGCGCGGCACGACACGTCGCAGTGGCCGGCGGAAGCAGGCATGACCCAGCACGCGCAGGGACCACCCAGCAACACGATGGCGCAGATGATCGTGCACGGCGTGTTCGACCGGATCCCGGAGCTCCGCTTCTACTTTGCAGAGATCAACGCCGCGCTGCTCCCCGCGCACCTTTACTACATGGACCGCGACTACCTCGAGTACAACAGCTGGTTCCAGCTGAAGCTCCCGAAGATGCCGTCGGAGTACATGCGTACTCACGCGCTCTACGGCATGGTGCGCGAGCCGCTCGCGGTGCGCATGGGCGAGGAGATGCCGGAGGAGATGCCGCTCGACCTCTTCCTCTGGGGCAGCGACTTCCCGCACTCGGTGGGCACGTTCCCCGAGTCGCAGCGCTACATCAAGGAAACATTCGCCGGCCTCCACGACGAACTCCGCCGCAAGATCCTCGCAGGGAACGCGGCCGAGCACCTCGGTCTCGATCTCGACGCGGACATCACCGAGACGCCCGTGGCCGCGTAA
- a CDS encoding FadD3 family acyl-CoA ligase, producing the protein MELPLTIPAVVRRAAQLYGDIEGVVDGHVRLSFAELAAEVDTVARAMIASGVEPGDKIAIWAPNIWEWAVAALGCHSVGGIVIPLNTRFKGNEAGYAIGVAGAARLFTVTDFLDTNYVDLLAGAPGSETIGETVILRGNVPEGCVGWDEFCARGDEIDAATAEARADAVQPDDLCDILFTSGTTGRPKGAMLFHSASIRAYDTWSDVVGLRTGDRYLIVNPFFHAFGLKAGILACILKGATIIPHPVFDVPAVMRRVAEERISMLPGPPAIFQTILNHPDLDQFDLSSLRLSVTGAATIPVQMIIDMREKLGFENVVTGYGLTESHGITTMCRHDDDPETIAKTAGRAIPDVEVRVVDEQGNVVPTGEQGEVVVRGYNLMKGYYDNPEATAEVIDADGWLHTGDVAFQDAAGNLTITDRIKDMFIVGGFNAYPAEIENIMMGHAGVASVAVVGVPDQRLGEVGMAFVIPATGVDVATTELIAWCRANMANYKVPRYVELVESLPLNASNKVLKYELAARGKQVVESS; encoded by the coding sequence GTGGAGCTGCCGCTCACGATTCCGGCTGTCGTGCGTCGCGCCGCTCAGCTCTACGGCGACATCGAGGGCGTCGTCGACGGCCACGTGCGGCTGTCCTTCGCCGAACTGGCGGCCGAAGTCGACACCGTGGCCCGGGCGATGATCGCGTCGGGCGTCGAACCCGGCGACAAGATCGCGATCTGGGCGCCAAACATCTGGGAATGGGCGGTCGCCGCACTCGGTTGCCACTCGGTCGGGGGGATCGTGATCCCGCTCAACACCCGGTTCAAGGGCAACGAGGCGGGCTACGCGATCGGCGTCGCCGGCGCCGCCCGGCTCTTCACCGTCACCGACTTCCTCGACACGAACTACGTCGATCTCCTCGCCGGCGCGCCCGGTTCGGAGACGATCGGGGAAACGGTCATCCTGCGCGGCAACGTGCCCGAAGGGTGCGTGGGGTGGGACGAGTTCTGCGCGCGTGGCGACGAGATCGACGCGGCAACGGCCGAAGCGCGCGCCGATGCCGTGCAGCCCGACGACCTGTGCGACATCCTCTTCACGTCGGGCACGACCGGCAGGCCGAAGGGAGCGATGCTGTTCCACTCGGCGAGCATCCGTGCCTACGACACGTGGTCCGACGTGGTGGGGTTGCGCACCGGCGACCGCTACCTGATCGTCAACCCGTTCTTCCACGCGTTCGGGCTGAAGGCCGGCATCCTCGCGTGCATCCTGAAGGGCGCGACAATCATTCCCCATCCAGTCTTCGACGTGCCCGCGGTGATGCGCCGGGTCGCGGAGGAGCGGATCAGCATGCTCCCCGGGCCCCCGGCGATCTTCCAGACGATCCTGAATCACCCCGACCTCGACCAGTTCGACCTTTCGAGCCTCCGGTTGTCGGTGACCGGCGCGGCCACGATCCCCGTCCAGATGATCATCGACATGCGCGAGAAGCTCGGCTTCGAGAACGTCGTCACCGGCTACGGGCTCACGGAGTCGCACGGGATCACCACGATGTGCCGCCACGACGACGATCCCGAGACCATCGCCAAGACCGCCGGTCGCGCGATCCCCGACGTCGAGGTGCGCGTCGTCGACGAGCAGGGGAATGTCGTGCCGACCGGCGAACAAGGTGAGGTTGTCGTGCGCGGCTACAACCTCATGAAGGGCTACTACGACAACCCGGAGGCGACGGCCGAAGTGATCGACGCCGACGGTTGGCTGCACACCGGCGACGTCGCGTTCCAGGATGCTGCCGGCAACCTCACCATCACCGATCGCATCAAGGACATGTTCATCGTCGGCGGGTTCAACGCGTATCCCGCCGAGATCGAGAACATCATGATGGGGCACGCCGGTGTCGCGTCGGTGGCCGTCGTCGGTGTCCCCGATCAACGGCTCGGCGAGGTGGGCATGGCATTCGTCATACCCGCCACCGGTGTCGACGTCGCCACCACGGAGCTGATCGCGTGGTGTCGCGCGAACATGGCCAACTACAAGGTCCCGCGCTACGTGGAGCTGGTCGAGAGCCTTCCGCTCAATGCGTCGAACAAGGTGCTGAAGTACGAGCTCGCCGCGCGCGGCAAGCAAGTCGTTGAGAGTTCGTGA
- a CDS encoding glycosyltransferase, producing MVPHEKFSATRQSLESVLAGTPEPHRLVFVDGGSPRDVARYLEAQARIHDFTLVRTDYFLQPNEGRNLALAYVDTEFVALVDNDVVVDPGWLTPLERCARETGAAVVSPLCCIGPVVHARIHLTIGECQIIETDERRVMHERFVDSQASFDDVFPGVERAQCELVDAHALLVRSDALTGGSCFDEEIRLEEHIDISLTIRDGGGTLWLEPGSIVTYLTLRLDPSDLFFYVARWSDAWNRVGLAHLAQKWRLSRDDPWLAEKAAWASNHRLHGYLPYRSPLTRLLRHYGREPHPVVDRVTQRVALRYHAKRRLRSPAPRLAHAANWLSR from the coding sequence ATGGTCCCGCACGAGAAGTTCAGCGCCACGCGCCAGAGCCTCGAGAGCGTGTTGGCCGGCACGCCCGAGCCACACCGGCTCGTGTTCGTCGACGGGGGGTCACCGCGCGACGTCGCGCGCTATCTCGAGGCACAAGCTCGGATCCACGATTTCACCCTGGTCAGGACCGATTACTTCTTGCAGCCGAACGAAGGGCGCAATCTCGCGCTCGCGTACGTCGACACGGAGTTCGTCGCGCTCGTCGACAATGACGTCGTCGTCGACCCTGGTTGGCTGACGCCGCTCGAGCGGTGCGCACGCGAGACCGGGGCGGCGGTGGTTTCGCCGCTGTGCTGCATCGGTCCTGTCGTGCACGCGCGCATCCACCTCACCATCGGTGAGTGTCAGATCATCGAGACGGACGAGCGCCGAGTGATGCACGAACGTTTCGTCGACTCGCAAGCGTCCTTCGACGACGTCTTCCCAGGAGTCGAGCGGGCGCAGTGTGAGCTGGTCGACGCGCATGCCCTCTTGGTGCGATCCGATGCGCTCACGGGCGGCTCGTGCTTCGACGAGGAGATCAGGCTCGAGGAGCACATCGATATCTCGCTCACCATCCGCGATGGAGGCGGGACACTGTGGCTCGAGCCGGGCTCGATCGTGACCTACCTCACGCTGCGGCTCGACCCGTCCGACCTCTTCTTCTACGTGGCGCGTTGGAGCGATGCCTGGAACCGCGTGGGTCTCGCGCACCTTGCGCAGAAGTGGCGACTCTCACGCGACGACCCGTGGCTTGCCGAGAAGGCGGCCTGGGCCTCGAACCATCGGCTGCACGGGTACTTGCCGTACCGGTCGCCGCTCACGCGCCTCCTGCGCCACTACGGGCGCGAACCGCATCCCGTCGTCGACCGGGTGACACAGCGCGTCGCGCTGCGTTATCACGCTAAGCGACGGCTGCGCAGCCCCGCCCCCCGTCTCGCCCACGCAGCCAACTGGCTCAGCCGCTAA
- a CDS encoding TlpA disulfide reductase family protein, which translates to MARTVDVTVSDGRLLVDPAQLPAALGWELKPEGLCRDDMCVPVRDPSVLSVGDQLDLAAVSTALGRPIVVDADARLAAVALDAEARRQALDDLVAPPFALADLDGNLHTLHEWRGRKKLLSAFASWUGCRYDLPGWQALHDELHDQGFTVISVALDDSPDDVRPYVEGITHPLLIDPEHVLTELYAISNVPTVIWIDEDDRIVRPNGVAFSNDMFKEFTGVESGPHLDAVRRWVRTGELPITPEDARFAVGDLTGDEVHARLHFRVAAYARRNGDDDTAQRHFAEAARLAPNDFTIRRAAMPLTGGNPFGSEFMELYTEWQAAGSPYHGLPGVAASP; encoded by the coding sequence GTGGCGCGAACCGTCGACGTCACCGTGTCCGACGGCAGGCTTCTCGTCGATCCCGCGCAGCTCCCTGCGGCGCTGGGCTGGGAACTGAAGCCCGAGGGTCTGTGCCGCGACGACATGTGTGTGCCCGTGCGTGACCCGTCCGTGCTCTCCGTGGGCGACCAACTCGACCTCGCCGCGGTGAGTACCGCCCTCGGCCGGCCGATCGTGGTCGATGCCGATGCCCGGCTCGCAGCGGTGGCGCTCGATGCCGAAGCGCGGCGTCAGGCGCTCGACGATTTGGTCGCGCCGCCGTTCGCACTTGCCGATCTCGACGGCAACCTGCACACGCTCCACGAGTGGCGTGGGCGGAAGAAGCTGCTGTCGGCGTTCGCGTCCTGGTGAGGCTGCCGCTATGACCTGCCCGGGTGGCAGGCGCTGCACGACGAGCTGCACGACCAGGGTTTCACCGTAATCTCGGTCGCGCTCGACGACTCACCCGACGACGTTCGGCCGTATGTCGAGGGGATCACGCATCCGTTGCTTATCGACCCGGAGCACGTGCTCACCGAGCTCTACGCGATCAGCAACGTGCCCACCGTGATCTGGATCGACGAGGACGATCGGATCGTGCGGCCCAACGGCGTCGCGTTCAGCAACGACATGTTCAAGGAATTCACGGGTGTGGAATCGGGTCCGCACCTCGACGCCGTCCGGCGCTGGGTTCGTACCGGCGAATTGCCGATTACGCCGGAAGACGCACGTTTCGCGGTCGGCGACCTCACCGGCGACGAGGTCCACGCGCGCCTGCACTTCCGCGTCGCGGCCTACGCGCGTCGGAACGGCGACGACGACACCGCGCAGCGCCACTTCGCGGAGGCTGCGCGGCTCGCGCCGAACGACTTCACGATCCGGCGTGCGGCCATGCCGCTCACCGGCGGCAACCCCTTCGGTTCCGAGTTCATGGAGCTGTATACGGAGTGGCAAGCGGCGGGGAGCCCCTATCACGGCCTGCCCGGCGTCGCGGCGTCGCCGTGA